Below is a window of Halarcobacter anaerophilus DNA.
GAGAAAAATTCATTTTGTTCTTTTTCTCCTTTACTCATATTTTCCCAGAATTTTAAGGCTTCATGAATATTATACCCCGCTTTATACATAAGATGAACTCCTATCTCATCTGCTTCATTTTCTTGAAGTCTTCCGTAAGGAAGCATTACTCCGTAAGTGGAACCCAATCCGTAAGCTATATTAAAACTGCTTAATAAATGAGAATGATTGCTACTTAAAATTATATTACCTATAAACTGGACACTTTGTGTTACTAATCCCGAACTCATTCTTTCTGCTCCGTGACGAGCTAGGGCGTGTGCAATTTCATGGGAAATAACCGTAGCTAACTGGTCATCATTTTTAGCAATATCCAAAATACCCGTATAAACTGCAACCTTACCTCCTGGAAGACAAAAGGCATTTTTACTCTTATTTTCTATTAAGTTGAATTCCCATTTATAACTTGGAATATTTGCTACTCTTGCAATATTTTTCCCTATTGTTTTTACTCTTTTTGCATCTTTTGTATTTTTTATAACTTTTGATTTTTTTAGAACTTCTTCATAAGACTGTTCTCCTAGTGCCAACTCTTGAGATTGTGAGATTATAATAAATTGATCTCTATTTGTAATTGGTGCTTTACTGTTACATCCTGAAAATAGCAATAATAAAGATAATAATAAGATTTTTTTAAACACTTTTTATGCTCCTAAAAAGTTTATGATTTCCTAAGCCTTCATTTTATCAATTTTTTAATTAGTATAAAAATCGGAAATTAAGATAAGCAGAGGTATAATTTCCAATTTTAAGGAAATATAATTGAATCAAGCACATATAAGAGGTAATATTTTAGGTTTAGCAACAATATTTTTGTGGTCAACCTTAGCTTTATTTACGGTACTCTCAGGTAATATTCCCCCTTTTGAATTACTCTCAATCTCTTTTTTTATTGCATCATTTATCGGTTTAGTTATGTTAAAAAAACAGAAAAAATCTTTTAAGGATTTATTTAAAATTCCTCTAAAAATATATTTTATCGGTATTTACGGACTTTTCGGTTATCACTTTTTTTATTTTGTAGCTATTAAAAATGCTCCCGCTGTTGAGGCAAATTTATTAAATTATCTTTGGCCTTTGTTAATTGTTGTTTTTTCTGCATTTTTACCCAATGAAAGACTTAGATGGTTCCACATTTTAGGAACCTTGTTAGCTTTATGCGGAGCTTTCTTACTTGTATCAAAAGGTTCTAGTCTGGATTTTGAAGAAGAGTTTACAAAAGGATATACTTCTGCAATCGTTGCAGCATTAATTTGGTCATCATATTCCGTAATTTCGAAAACTTTAAAACATATACCAACTTATGCGGTTGCCGGATTTTGTCTTCTTACTGCAATTCTTTCTTTAATAGCTCATTTAGCTTTGGAAGAGACTGTTATTCCCTCTTATTCTCAGCTTTTTGCTTCTATTATGCTAGGACTTGGACCTGTAGGAGGAGCATTTTATTTATGGGATTATGCGGTAAAAAACGGAGATATTAAAATTTTGGGTTCATTAGCTTATTTAGCTCCCCTTTTATCTACTTTAATATTAGTTTTTATCGGAATTTCAGATCTTACCGTTTCCGTAATCTTAGCTTGTATTTTTATAATTTTAGGTTCAATAGTAAGTTCAAAAGAGTATATAAATACAATAAAAAGATTTTTTATTAAATCTTAACGACATATACCCCTTTGTACTCAACGCACAATTTATCGTCTTGAACTATTTTTGATTCTATTTTTATTGAACCGCTTTTTTTCTCTTCTAACTTTCTTTTTAAAAGATTTAGTTGCTCTACTGTAGGAACTTTTGTTTCACAGATTAAATCTTTTGTAACAGGAGCTCTGTATGCCGTGTCGCTTTTAATAACGGCAATCATACAATTATCAAATCCCATCTCTTTGAGTTTTAAGTAACATATACTCCAAGCAGAAATAGTAACCAAAGTACTTAAACTACCTGCAAATGCAGTACTTTTATCATTTATATTAGGATTAAGAGGGGCTTTTGTTATAAGGAAATTTTCATTTAATTCTTTTACCTTCAATTGCATATATTTTGTCAAAGGAATTTCCGAATGTAATTTTTTTTCTAACTCATTAAGCATATTGTCTCTTTAGTTTATATTGTTTATTCATATTTTATATAAAAAATATAAAAATAAAATTATAATTTCAAACTATGTACATTTTAAGGTTTAATGTACAATTTTTGTACATATAAAGTTCTTTATCTCAAAAACTACATAGATATATTTTATTAAACTTAATTTATATAATTACATTATAATTTGGCTATTTTAACAGAATATTTATTTTATTACTTTTAGTAACTTTTGAGTTAATTATAAAAAATTGTGACCTTGTAAACAAAAATTGTACATTGGATGAAATAAAGATTATGATATACTTGTGTACAAATTTTATAGGAGATGTATATGAGTTTATTAGCTACTTATAAAGCACATACAGAAGAAAGAATAGAAGAGGGTGGATTGCCTCCGTTAGCTTTAACAGCTGAGCAAACAGCAGAGCTTGTTGAACTATTAAAAGCAAATCCAGTAGAAGAAACTGAATATTGTTTAGACTTATTTAAAAACAGAATCAATCCGGGTGTTGATGATGCAGCATATGTAAAAGCTGCTTTTTTGAATGATATTGTACAAGGAAATGTTACATGTTCTGTAATTTCTAAAGCAGATGCTATAGAAATTTTAGGAACTATGATGGGTGGATTTAACGTTACACCTCTAATTGAAGCATTAAAAGTTGAAGAAGTTGCTGAATTAGCTGCTACTCAATTAAAAAACACTATTTTAGTATATGATGCTTTTAATGAC
It encodes the following:
- the yddG gene encoding aromatic amino acid exporter YddG, with the translated sequence MNQAHIRGNILGLATIFLWSTLALFTVLSGNIPPFELLSISFFIASFIGLVMLKKQKKSFKDLFKIPLKIYFIGIYGLFGYHFFYFVAIKNAPAVEANLLNYLWPLLIVVFSAFLPNERLRWFHILGTLLALCGAFLLVSKGSSLDFEEEFTKGYTSAIVAALIWSSYSVISKTLKHIPTYAVAGFCLLTAILSLIAHLALEETVIPSYSQLFASIMLGLGPVGGAFYLWDYAVKNGDIKILGSLAYLAPLLSTLILVFIGISDLTVSVILACIFIILGSIVSSKEYINTIKRFFIKS
- a CDS encoding YiiD C-terminal domain-containing protein, with amino-acid sequence MLNELEKKLHSEIPLTKYMQLKVKELNENFLITKAPLNPNINDKSTAFAGSLSTLVTISAWSICYLKLKEMGFDNCMIAVIKSDTAYRAPVTKDLICETKVPTVEQLNLLKRKLEEKKSGSIKIESKIVQDDKLCVEYKGVYVVKI
- a CDS encoding M48 family metallopeptidase, whose amino-acid sequence is MFKKILLLSLLLLFSGCNSKAPITNRDQFIIISQSQELALGEQSYEEVLKKSKVIKNTKDAKRVKTIGKNIARVANIPSYKWEFNLIENKSKNAFCLPGGKVAVYTGILDIAKNDDQLATVISHEIAHALARHGAERMSSGLVTQSVQFIGNIILSSNHSHLLSSFNIAYGLGSTYGVMLPYGRLQENEADEIGVHLMYKAGYNIHEALKFWENMSKGEKEQNEFFSTHPSSKTRIDNIKRVIKEIENEEKRLGKLYNNEILGKKIH